The proteins below come from a single uncultured Carboxylicivirga sp. genomic window:
- a CDS encoding sensor histidine kinase — MTNLNIKRNKWSQAAVWLGIFAIYFNMIYYFSSPLKAFVIAAYNIGSLLFIFIVIANYVFPKYYHKRSTYFTIAFSLIIAVTLLIIFAEHIYMHNISHEETSAPPFIFHFMRIFTQLTLSFFIATAIRFMEHSAMLTEREKQLNEDKFKTELKLLKAQINPHFIFNALNNIYSLTYMKNDNAPDSVLKLSEMLRYVFYDCNKDKVRLDAEINYIRNYIAFQEMKADIKQDIVFTTEIDNDRNEISPMLFIAFIENAFKYSNIENEELAYIHINMSCNNQQLVFYIENSIPNSKPGSGSGMGIKNVKHRLNIIYRDHYNCKITEADGKYSVNLQIQLDYES; from the coding sequence ATGACCAACTTAAATATAAAGAGGAATAAATGGAGTCAAGCAGCTGTTTGGCTGGGTATATTTGCCATTTATTTTAACATGATCTATTACTTTTCTTCGCCATTGAAGGCTTTTGTAATAGCAGCCTACAACATTGGAAGTCTTTTATTTATATTTATAGTAATAGCCAATTATGTATTTCCTAAATACTACCATAAGCGTTCGACCTATTTCACCATTGCCTTTTCGCTTATAATTGCAGTAACGTTACTAATTATATTTGCTGAGCACATTTACATGCATAATATATCACATGAAGAAACATCGGCTCCACCGTTTATATTTCATTTCATGCGTATTTTCACTCAATTAACCCTATCGTTTTTTATTGCTACAGCCATTCGTTTTATGGAGCACTCAGCCATGCTTACCGAACGGGAAAAACAACTGAATGAAGATAAGTTTAAAACCGAGTTGAAGTTATTAAAGGCACAAATCAATCCTCACTTTATATTTAATGCCTTAAATAATATCTACTCGCTAACCTACATGAAAAACGATAATGCTCCTGATAGTGTACTTAAACTATCGGAAATGTTACGTTACGTTTTTTATGATTGTAATAAAGATAAGGTACGACTCGATGCCGAAATCAATTATATCAGAAACTACATTGCTTTTCAGGAGATGAAAGCCGATATAAAACAAGACATTGTATTTACTACGGAAATTGATAACGATAGAAATGAAATATCGCCCATGCTGTTTATTGCATTTATCGAAAATGCTTTTAAATACAGCAACATCGAAAACGAAGAGTTGGCCTACATTCACATTAATATGAGTTGCAATAATCAGCAATTGGTCTTTTATATCGAAAACAGCATCCCCAACAGCAAACCAGGATCGGGCAGCGGTATGGGCATAAAAAATGTAAAGCATCGGCTCAATATTATTTACAGAGATCATTACAACTGTAAGATTACCGAGGCGGATGGAAAATATTCCGTTAATTTACAAATTCAATTAGATTACGAATCTTAG
- a CDS encoding methyl-accepting chemotaxis protein, producing MKTFISKLFFSFVEKWLLKLSIGVRLKLVISLIVSVIIIILGIVLYNYQKGIIFDQAKQNSYATIDDLIRFTQNEIDASRDKVGYFGQATINYFQSLGSFSTDHSRQVQYRTHLADAHSDTLISVPSIFYGKTRVQGDTICYSDLQKIGVEYLLYYQKTDDYFVEVLNSHNQFALKNNETAVFPLNYEGLWRLNAVQDSLSTCSHWTGNKWVQTIRLYTKDNKGEINGAFVVGIQERDEIKLSRTFLDKTFYKTGICYQISDNKDITFHPNLPNFFRSDNPVITQIVSEKMIQVPSYSLMTDSTGVRKYMFYKYYPANYNNVVVEIPESEIFTSLYALRNGIAIAILALIASIYLLITYIARTITNRLDKAVTHARKISSGDLTSTIDIDSKDELAELGTSLNQMSSVLKSTVTEISSTIEVVNNTNSELSLISKNIAHGANEQAASLEEISSSMEEMNSTVQQNAHNAQKTSTISDESAKNIQNSSDVLQESVAYLNNIVEKVSVINDISFQTNILALNAAVEAARAGEYGRGFSVVAGEVRRLAERSREAAEEIGLVSDKGKDVAHQAGAKLADHLPMVYQIADLVKEISASSTEQNSGIEQINAAIQGLNQIAQQNTNDANTILVSIDHLSGNSQKLTDAIHFFKTEED from the coding sequence ATGAAAACATTTATAAGCAAACTGTTTTTTTCTTTTGTTGAAAAGTGGTTATTGAAGTTATCAATTGGTGTCCGGTTAAAGTTAGTAATATCACTAATTGTTAGTGTTATTATTATCATTTTGGGGATTGTTTTATACAATTATCAAAAGGGGATTATATTTGATCAGGCAAAGCAGAATAGTTATGCTACCATCGATGATTTAATTCGTTTTACACAGAACGAAATAGATGCCAGTCGCGATAAAGTGGGTTACTTTGGACAGGCAACAATCAATTATTTTCAATCGTTGGGAAGTTTCAGTACCGACCATTCAAGACAAGTGCAATATCGAACTCATCTTGCCGATGCTCACAGTGATACACTCATTTCGGTACCATCAATATTTTACGGTAAAACACGAGTGCAAGGTGATACTATTTGTTATTCTGATTTGCAGAAGATAGGTGTTGAATACCTGTTGTATTATCAAAAAACAGATGATTATTTTGTTGAAGTATTGAACAGTCATAATCAGTTTGCGTTAAAAAACAACGAAACGGCTGTGTTTCCTCTAAACTACGAAGGCTTGTGGCGATTGAATGCGGTGCAGGATTCGCTTAGTACTTGTAGCCACTGGACAGGAAATAAATGGGTGCAAACAATCCGTTTGTATACAAAAGATAATAAAGGTGAAATAAATGGAGCTTTTGTTGTTGGCATACAAGAGCGTGATGAGATTAAATTATCGCGTACTTTTTTAGATAAAACTTTTTACAAAACAGGTATATGTTATCAAATATCGGATAACAAGGACATTACTTTTCATCCTAACCTGCCTAATTTTTTCCGTAGTGATAATCCGGTGATTACTCAAATTGTTTCTGAAAAAATGATTCAGGTGCCGTCTTATAGTTTAATGACAGATAGTACAGGAGTTAGAAAATATATGTTTTATAAGTATTATCCAGCCAATTATAATAATGTGGTGGTAGAGATACCCGAGAGTGAAATTTTTACTTCGCTATATGCTTTGCGAAATGGTATTGCTATTGCCATACTGGCTCTAATTGCTAGTATTTATCTGCTGATTACTTACATTGCCAGAACCATCACTAATCGATTGGATAAGGCAGTTACACATGCACGTAAGATATCAAGTGGCGATTTAACGTCAACAATTGACATTGATTCGAAAGATGAGTTGGCAGAGTTAGGTACCTCGTTAAACCAAATGAGCTCTGTGCTTAAAAGTACTGTTACCGAAATTTCATCTACCATTGAAGTGGTAAACAATACTAATAGTGAGTTAAGTCTGATATCTAAAAATATTGCACATGGGGCCAATGAGCAGGCTGCTTCCTTAGAAGAAATATCATCTTCGATGGAAGAAATGAATAGTACGGTGCAGCAAAATGCCCATAATGCTCAAAAAACATCTACTATATCCGATGAGTCAGCAAAAAATATTCAGAACAGCAGTGATGTATTACAGGAGAGCGTTGCATACCTAAATAATATTGTTGAAAAAGTATCAGTGATAAATGATATCTCTTTTCAAACCAATATTTTGGCATTAAATGCAGCGGTGGAAGCAGCACGTGCTGGTGAGTATGGAAGAGGTTTTTCTGTAGTGGCGGGTGAGGTACGCCGATTGGCCGAACGAAGCCGTGAGGCAGCTGAAGAAATTGGTCTTGTATCAGACAAAGGCAAAGATGTTGCTCATCAGGCAGGAGCTAAACTAGCCGATCATTTGCCAATGGTTTATCAAATTGCCGATTTGGTGAAAGAGATCAGTGCATCAAGCACTGAACAAAATTCGGGTATTGAGCAAATTAATGCAGCTATTCAAGGCTTAAATCAAATTGCCCAACAAAATACAAACGATGCCAATACCATTTTAGTTAGTATTGATCATTTGTCGGGTAATTCGCAAAAGTTAACTGATGCTATTCACTTTTTTAAAACCGAAGAAGATTAA
- a CDS encoding LytTR family DNA-binding domain-containing protein translates to MKIRCLVIDDERLAREYLKNYITKIPQLELAGDFNSPLKAIDLIKNNEVDLLFLDIQMPDITGINFMKSLDNKPEVIFTTAYQEYAIEGFNINAIDYLLKPFSFERFFKAVNKVIDKFDLMEGKTSEPAPIHFPKESSHQYLTIKADRKLYKINFNHIKYIEGQRAYVTFHTDKKKITALASLKDLEEALPKQDFIRIHKSYIVSVKEILSLEGNTIEVDDIKLPVGKSYKDEVLRIFGE, encoded by the coding sequence ATGAAAATCAGATGTTTGGTTATTGATGATGAACGGCTGGCACGCGAGTACCTGAAAAATTACATTACTAAAATTCCTCAACTCGAATTGGCAGGTGATTTTAATTCTCCACTAAAAGCCATTGATCTGATCAAAAATAATGAGGTGGATCTACTTTTTCTGGATATTCAAATGCCCGATATTACCGGCATTAACTTTATGAAGAGCCTCGATAATAAGCCCGAGGTGATTTTTACTACTGCTTATCAGGAATATGCAATTGAAGGTTTTAACATCAATGCCATCGATTACCTATTGAAACCATTTTCGTTTGAGCGATTTTTTAAGGCAGTGAATAAAGTGATTGATAAATTTGATTTGATGGAAGGCAAAACATCGGAGCCTGCTCCCATCCATTTCCCCAAAGAAAGTAGTCATCAATATCTGACCATTAAAGCGGATAGAAAATTATATAAAATCAACTTCAACCATATTAAATACATAGAAGGACAACGAGCCTACGTTACTTTTCACACCGATAAAAAGAAAATAACAGCATTGGCATCGTTAAAAGATTTAGAAGAGGCATTGCCCAAACAAGATTTTATACGAATTCATAAATCGTATATTGTATCAGTAAAAGAAATTCTATCGCTTGAAGGAAATACTATTGAAGTGGATGATATTAAACTACCTGTAGGAAAATCCTATAAAGATGAAGTATTAAGGATATTTGGCGAGTAA
- a CDS encoding HlyD family efflux transporter periplasmic adaptor subunit, whose amino-acid sequence MKNKLLYVAAIIGVIVVAVGISSYLLNSRPEPRQDAKKHTVMTVKAEKVAYKDIKTSMKYRGRVTAFNNVDLTAEVSGRLLKGDIRFKEGETFKKDDVIVRIFKEDKLAAYKANISSFLQSLANILPDIKIDYADEYEKWNNFFVAIDPEKKLPQLPKIDTNQEKVFLSANNVLTQYYNLQNQQIELTKYTIIAPFDGILKAVNKEIGSAANTGATLATLIRSDKYEIVAPVFSNDIKWIKKGDVVTLTDKYYDEEQVTVSRIAGFVDEETQSVNVYLTYNVSGSKTHLLEGEYVDLTFKGNDITGFEIPREAVVNGSFVYTLKDGALEKNDVTIVRSLSDTYVITGIEEGLTIVTESLASVSSNVEYIAR is encoded by the coding sequence GTGAAAAATAAACTGTTATATGTTGCAGCAATAATTGGTGTTATTGTTGTGGCTGTAGGTATTTCGAGCTACTTGTTAAATTCTCGCCCTGAGCCACGTCAGGATGCTAAGAAGCATACGGTTATGACTGTGAAGGCCGAAAAAGTAGCGTATAAGGATATTAAGACTTCGATGAAGTATCGGGGACGTGTTACAGCATTTAATAATGTGGATTTAACTGCTGAGGTGTCGGGAAGATTATTAAAAGGTGATATTCGTTTTAAAGAAGGGGAAACCTTTAAAAAGGACGATGTGATTGTTCGTATTTTTAAAGAGGATAAGCTAGCTGCTTATAAAGCTAATATCAGTAGCTTTTTACAATCGCTGGCTAATATTTTGCCTGATATCAAAATTGATTATGCCGATGAATACGAAAAGTGGAATAACTTTTTCGTGGCTATCGATCCCGAAAAGAAATTACCTCAGCTACCTAAAATAGACACTAATCAGGAGAAGGTATTTTTATCTGCTAACAATGTCTTAACTCAATATTATAATCTGCAAAATCAACAAATCGAGTTGACCAAGTATACCATTATCGCACCTTTTGATGGAATATTAAAAGCCGTTAATAAAGAAATTGGTTCGGCTGCTAATACGGGTGCTACTTTGGCTACCTTAATTCGCTCAGATAAATATGAAATTGTGGCTCCCGTTTTTTCAAATGATATCAAATGGATTAAAAAAGGAGATGTGGTGACTTTAACCGATAAATATTACGATGAGGAACAAGTGACTGTATCACGTATTGCTGGTTTTGTTGATGAAGAAACACAATCGGTTAATGTATATCTGACTTATAATGTTAGCGGAAGCAAAACGCATTTACTCGAAGGTGAGTATGTTGATCTTACTTTTAAAGGAAATGACATTACTGGTTTTGAAATCCCTCGCGAAGCAGTGGTGAATGGCAGCTTTGTTTATACCTTAAAAGACGGTGCACTTGAGAAAAACGATGTTACTATTGTTCGATCTTTAAGCGATACTTATGTCATTACGGGTATTGAAGAAGGACTTACCATAGTAACTGAATCGCTGGCCTCTGTGAGTTCTAATGTAGAATACATTGCCCGTTAA
- a CDS encoding glycoside hydrolase family 30 beta sandwich domain-containing protein: protein MKKILFITLIALSACTQPAIEVVTTTQSEPWILTSEVPGASDKNNANVIIESSQTLQEIEGFGTCFNELGWTSLLRLQPNQREDILKELFEPGIGANFTICRMPVAANDFARKWYSYNENDGDFEMKHFSISNDQETLISYIKSALKINPSLKLWASPWSPPQWMKYNKHYAAKSVLGDSDFQSDEWGMDLRGINNGLLPKKEGSEGTDMFIQQPRYFEAYALYFSKFIEAYKNEGIDIFMVMPQNEFNSPQVFPSCTWTASGLSKFIAEYLGPQMQKLNVKVMMGTMERPAENLIDTVLTNNEARKYLSGVGFQWAGKGAIPGIHKRYPELRLCQTEQECGNGKNDWTNCIYSWDLMKHYLTNGANAYMYWNTALDEGGISTWGWKQNSLVSIDTIQNTYHYNHEYYLLKHVSHFVQPGAKLIKTSGNFNDLLAFINPDASIIVVLRNNQKTDLEINIMIDNKPLSITLKADSFTTLNI, encoded by the coding sequence ATGAAAAAAATCCTTTTTATTACACTTATTGCACTAAGTGCATGCACACAACCTGCGATAGAAGTAGTTACAACAACCCAATCTGAGCCATGGATTTTAACAAGTGAAGTGCCAGGTGCATCAGATAAAAATAATGCCAATGTTATTATAGAATCGTCACAAACATTGCAAGAAATTGAAGGATTTGGAACCTGTTTTAATGAGTTAGGATGGACTTCGTTACTGCGTTTGCAACCTAATCAAAGAGAAGATATTCTTAAAGAACTGTTTGAACCAGGCATTGGAGCTAATTTTACTATTTGCAGAATGCCCGTTGCCGCTAACGATTTTGCACGAAAATGGTATTCATACAATGAGAATGATGGTGATTTTGAGATGAAACACTTCAGTATTTCAAATGATCAAGAAACCCTTATTTCTTATATTAAGAGTGCTCTCAAAATTAATCCAAGCCTTAAGCTATGGGCTTCTCCATGGTCTCCTCCTCAATGGATGAAATACAATAAACACTATGCAGCAAAAAGCGTTTTGGGAGATTCAGATTTTCAATCGGATGAGTGGGGAATGGATTTAAGAGGTATAAACAATGGATTACTACCTAAAAAAGAAGGATCAGAAGGTACTGATATGTTTATTCAGCAACCGAGATATTTTGAGGCATATGCTTTATATTTCAGTAAATTTATTGAAGCCTATAAAAATGAGGGAATCGATATTTTTATGGTAATGCCCCAAAACGAGTTCAATTCTCCACAGGTATTTCCCAGCTGTACTTGGACTGCTTCTGGTTTATCAAAATTTATTGCAGAATACCTTGGCCCCCAAATGCAAAAGCTGAATGTAAAAGTAATGATGGGCACAATGGAAAGACCCGCCGAAAATTTAATAGATACTGTGTTAACGAATAACGAAGCCCGAAAATATCTAAGCGGTGTTGGATTCCAATGGGCAGGTAAAGGGGCTATTCCGGGAATTCACAAACGTTATCCCGAACTTCGATTATGTCAAACAGAACAAGAATGTGGTAATGGCAAAAACGACTGGACAAATTGCATTTACTCTTGGGATTTGATGAAACATTACCTAACAAATGGAGCAAATGCCTATATGTATTGGAATACAGCGTTAGATGAAGGAGGCATTAGCACATGGGGTTGGAAACAAAATTCGTTAGTGAGTATTGACACAATCCAGAATACTTATCATTACAATCATGAGTATTACCTATTAAAGCATGTGAGCCATTTTGTACAACCGGGAGCGAAACTAATTAAGACTTCAGGAAACTTCAACGATCTACTAGCTTTCATCAATCCTGATGCTTCAATTATTGTTGTTTTAAGAAATAATCAAAAAACAGATCTAGAAATTAATATAATGATAGATAACAAACCTCTTTCCATCACATTAAAAGCTGATTCTTTCACTACGTTGAACATATAA